The window GGACGGCAGCATGAGCCGCCAGCATTTTCTTAATTAGGTTCACGCTTACACCCTCATCGTGGCTAGTACGCCCGCGGCCACGGTTTCGCGAGCGGGCGCCAGTATAGCGGTTCACCCGCCAAGTCGAAACAACCCAACTTGTCGCAGGGGCATAGCCCGCGCCAGGTGGAACCTAGACAGGATCGACGCGGGCGCAGGGTCAGGCAAGGGACTTAGAAATTCGCCGGAGTGGTGGCACTGATCAGCCGTGCCGGCGCATCGAACGGGTTGCGGAAACGGTGCGGCTTGGAGCTTTCGAAGTAGTAGCTGTCGCCGCTTTCGAGAATGTAAATCTCACCGCCGACGGTCAGCTCCAGTCGGCCTTCGACCAGCACGCCGGCTTCCTCGCCATCGTGCGCGTACATCTCGTCACCGGTATCGGAGCCCGGCGGGTAGGTTTCGTCGAGAAAGGCGATGGCGCGGCTGGGGTGCGCCCTGCCGACCAGCTTCATGGTGACCGCGCCGCTGGACAGGTCGATCAACTCATTCGCCTTGTAGACCACCTGGGTATGGTTGTCCTGCTCCATCTCGAGGGAGAAGAACTCCACCAGCGACATCGGGATGCCCGCCAGCACCTTCTTCAGCGAACTGATCGAGGGACTGACGCTGTTCTTCTCGATCATCGAAATGGTGCTGTTGGTGACCCCTGCGCGCTTGGCCAGCTCGCGCTGGGAAAGGCCTTTAAGTTTGCGAATGGATTGTAGTCGAACGCCGACGTCCAATGCTGGTGTCCCCCTCGGGAAGATACGGAAAGTTGGCCGTATCATGGCAACAGCGTTCAGTATTTACAACAGTACGAGCGCAAATCCTGCGCGGCTAGTTTTCCGAATAGATCAGCGGCACCCGCCGCAGGTTGCAGAACAGCTGATAGGGGATGGTCCCGGCCTGGGTGGCGACGTCGCTGGCCAGCACCTGCTTGCCCCACAGCTCGACCCTGCTGCCGAGGCCGGCCTGCGGCAAATCGGTGAGGTCGACGGTGAGCATGTCCATCGACACGCGGCCGATCAGGCGGCTGGGCTGGCCGTCGATGCACACCGGAGTACCGGTCGGCGCGTGGCGCGGGTAGCCGTCGGCATAGCCCATGGCGACCACGCCGACGCGGGTCGGCCGCTCGCTGATGAAGCGTGCGCCATAGCCCACCGGCTCACCGGCTGGCAGCTCACGCACGCTGATGATCTTCGATTCCAGGGTCATTACCGGCCGCAGTTGCGCCGCCAGGGCCTGCGCCTGTTCGAACGGGGTGGCGCCGTAGAGCATGATGCCAGGGCGCACCCAGTCACTCGGGATGCTCGGC is drawn from Pseudomonas cavernae and contains these coding sequences:
- a CDS encoding cupin domain-containing protein; the protein is MDVGVRLQSIRKLKGLSQRELAKRAGVTNSTISMIEKNSVSPSISSLKKVLAGIPMSLVEFFSLEMEQDNHTQVVYKANELIDLSSGAVTMKLVGRAHPSRAIAFLDETYPPGSDTGDEMYAHDGEEAGVLVEGRLELTVGGEIYILESGDSYYFESSKPHRFRNPFDAPARLISATTPANF